One genomic region from Candidatus Eisenbacteria bacterium encodes:
- a CDS encoding formylglycine-generating enzyme family protein produces the protein MRRAIMAIIGITILFGISASHGELRMRIHQGVSSNYYSVAEIDSVTFFDMFQLVTVPAGIFMMGDGEASCGLDEHEVTLTRDFYLGQHEVTNLEYLEMVQWAFDQGYVTATTVSLLDNLDGGTELLLDFNNSYSEIQFDGAGTFYLRQSPSNSAQYTYPDGYDPSAHPIQSASWYGAARFCDWLSLREGLPRAYAHTGDWACNNGDPYSAQGYRLPTDAEWEYAAQYDDERIYPWGNEPHNCNYANCNCISWTRPIGSFPDAPGLLTLSDMAGNVYEWCNDWWLCELGTTPVTDPVDAGSGNYRVIRGGSWNASSTEELRCSYRSGGTPSYPYRTKFGFRLARTVNP, from the coding sequence ATGCGGCGGGCCATCATGGCGATCATCGGCATTACAATATTATTCGGCATCTCAGCGAGCCACGGCGAACTAAGGATGCGGATCCACCAAGGAGTAAGCTCCAATTACTACTCGGTGGCGGAGATCGACAGTGTAACATTCTTTGATATGTTCCAGCTTGTTACTGTGCCCGCTGGAATTTTTATGATGGGCGATGGGGAAGCTTCGTGCGGCCTGGACGAGCATGAAGTCACCTTGACCCGCGACTTTTATCTCGGGCAGCATGAGGTAACAAACCTGGAATACTTGGAAATGGTTCAGTGGGCATTTGATCAGGGCTATGTCACTGCAACAACTGTATCGCTCCTGGATAACCTGGACGGCGGCACCGAACTCCTCCTCGATTTCAACAATTCTTATTCCGAGATTCAATTTGACGGCGCCGGGACATTCTATCTGCGTCAGTCACCATCAAATAGCGCTCAGTACACGTATCCCGATGGATACGACCCTTCTGCTCATCCAATCCAGTCAGCCAGCTGGTATGGTGCAGCGCGATTCTGTGACTGGCTGAGCTTGCGAGAAGGATTGCCCCGGGCGTATGCGCACACAGGCGATTGGGCCTGCAACAATGGCGATCCATATAGCGCCCAGGGATACCGCCTGCCAACCGATGCCGAGTGGGAATATGCGGCGCAATATGATGATGAGCGCATTTACCCATGGGGGAATGAACCTCATAACTGTAATTATGCAAACTGTAACTGCATTAGTTGGACCAGGCCCATAGGCAGTTTCCCCGACGCACCCGGACTTCTCACGCTATCCGACATGGCCGGAAATGTTTATGAGTGGTGCAATGATTGGTGGTTATGCGAACTTGGAACAACACCCGTAACCGATCCCGTTGATGCCGGGAGCGGGAATTATCGCGTCATTCGCGGAGGCTCATGGAACGCGTCTTCCACCGAGGAGCTGCGTTGCTCCTACCGTTCCGGAGGAACACCAAGCTACCCTTATAGAACTAAATTCGGCTTTCGCTTGGCCCGAACCGTCAATCCCTGA
- a CDS encoding 1-acyl-sn-glycerol-3-phosphate acyltransferase, whose protein sequence is MKLKEALSTRFLLYLLVLRPLIWAVFGINIRGRENLEDLDRFILISNHNSHLDTLLLYAALPLRQILRTHPVAAGDYFAKSNGLFRIISFLFQPIWIDRSGESGKALPAIQAALDRGANIIIFPEGTRGEPGRMQGFRSGIGRIVEANRSIPVVPAFLEGPERAFPRKAPFPIPLWNHVTIAPPQRLQGDCSDITLSLQRGLEDLNARAQVARQHRSEKRHRMFTTAMLGIDGSGKSTLSRRMAIAFSSTDRTCLISDRLELFERRELLHLQPLLTEKVRRWIGAQAKQAKSLVRYKIPKLAELLLRDRLLKEAGRWYRPEAVFMDGMPLLNLTAWSILYREEHFNEELCAKALAILTGRGPKGSLKIRRDDPIFRQFPELIRLKQLHLDQMQTPDLVIFLDVPPEVCIRRIDARGEKKQVHETEEKLAKLREAYLLVCSVLNKYWEMPVLVLDGGRALDIVAAEAQKFAENAKNRWKDECRDGD, encoded by the coding sequence ATGAAGTTAAAAGAGGCGCTATCCACCCGTTTTCTGCTCTACCTTCTCGTTCTGCGTCCCCTCATCTGGGCGGTCTTCGGTATCAATATTCGCGGGCGGGAGAACCTGGAGGATTTGGATCGTTTCATTCTCATCTCGAACCACAACAGCCACCTCGACACCCTGCTTCTGTACGCCGCCCTGCCTCTGCGGCAGATCCTCAGGACCCATCCCGTTGCAGCCGGTGATTATTTTGCGAAGTCCAATGGCTTGTTCAGGATCATCAGTTTTCTTTTTCAACCGATTTGGATCGATCGAAGCGGCGAAAGCGGGAAAGCCCTCCCGGCGATCCAAGCCGCGCTCGACAGGGGCGCGAACATCATCATCTTCCCCGAGGGAACCCGCGGTGAGCCGGGCCGGATGCAGGGGTTCCGCAGCGGGATCGGTAGAATTGTTGAAGCCAACCGGTCCATCCCGGTCGTCCCAGCCTTCTTGGAAGGCCCCGAAAGGGCCTTCCCCAGAAAAGCTCCGTTTCCTATTCCCCTTTGGAACCATGTGACGATCGCCCCTCCCCAACGCCTCCAGGGAGATTGCAGCGATATCACGCTCTCCCTGCAGAGGGGTTTGGAGGATCTAAATGCACGGGCGCAGGTGGCGCGCCAGCACCGATCTGAAAAGCGGCATAGGATGTTCACGACCGCAATGCTTGGCATTGATGGATCGGGTAAATCGACTCTGTCCCGTCGAATGGCTATTGCGTTTTCCTCCACGGATAGGACCTGCCTGATCAGCGACCGGCTGGAGCTTTTTGAGCGCCGGGAATTACTGCATCTTCAACCTCTCCTGACGGAAAAGGTCCGCCGATGGATCGGAGCCCAGGCAAAGCAAGCGAAGTCGCTGGTGAGGTATAAGATCCCAAAACTGGCCGAGCTTCTGCTTCGCGACCGGCTATTGAAGGAAGCGGGACGGTGGTATCGGCCCGAAGCGGTCTTCATGGATGGGATGCCCCTGCTAAACCTTACCGCCTGGTCTATCCTCTACAGGGAAGAGCATTTCAACGAGGAACTTTGCGCCAAAGCGCTGGCCATCCTGACGGGACGCGGCCCTAAGGGATCATTGAAGATAAGGCGTGATGACCCCATCTTTAGGCAGTTCCCAGAACTAATTCGTTTGAAACAACTTCACCTTGATCAGATGCAGACTCCGGACTTGGTGATCTTTCTTGATGTTCCTCCGGAAGTTTGTATAAGACGGATCGATGCGCGGGGAGAAAAGAAACAGGTGCACGAAACGGAGGAGAAACTGGCCAAGTTGCGGGAGGCCTATCTCCTTGTCTGCTCAGTCTTGAATAAATATTGGGAGATGCCGGTCCTGGTGTTGGATGGCGGCCGAGCGTTGGACATTGTCGCGGCCGAGGCGCAGAAGTTTGCAGAAAACGCTAAGAATCGATGGAAAGATGAGTGCCGGGATGGCGATTAG
- a CDS encoding T9SS type A sorting domain-containing protein, protein MESNEDFWVQYYDGSAWRTIATYVQGAGFANNVFYNKVVSIPAGTYNYPANAKLRFMCDASNNTDDVYIDEIAFRGYSNGKAVQDDHDIVSLKRELVPGKFFFSQNYPNPFKPSTTISFSLPEASSVVIKVFDITGRRVATLADGPYEAGVHNVRWEAKGVSSGIYFCRIQTGAHVATRRMMLLE, encoded by the coding sequence ATGGAAAGCAACGAAGATTTCTGGGTTCAGTATTATGATGGCTCCGCATGGCGGACCATCGCGACCTATGTCCAGGGTGCCGGATTCGCCAACAATGTCTTCTACAATAAAGTCGTCTCGATACCGGCCGGAACGTACAATTATCCGGCCAATGCCAAGCTGCGGTTCATGTGCGATGCGAGCAACAATACAGACGACGTCTACATCGACGAGATCGCGTTCCGCGGCTACAGCAACGGCAAAGCCGTCCAGGATGACCACGATATCGTCTCGCTGAAAAGAGAGCTCGTTCCCGGAAAGTTCTTCTTTTCGCAGAACTACCCCAATCCCTTCAAGCCCTCTACAACGATCAGCTTTAGCCTGCCAGAGGCTTCCAGCGTTGTCATAAAGGTCTTTGACATTACCGGCCGCAGGGTGGCTACACTGGCCGACGGGCCGTACGAGGCGGGTGTACACAATGTCCGTTGGGAAGCGAAGGGGGTCTCCTCAGGCATCTACTTCTGCCGGATTCAAACAGGCGCCCATGTTGCAACGCGGCGAATGATGTTGCTGGAGTAA
- a CDS encoding right-handed parallel beta-helix repeat-containing protein produces the protein MSGNSKVHQRRFYKPRPALVFINIFSILIISAGAHAGLSGPLHGVLGPGVYQVTGDITVETGSSLTILPPSDFLFNYGLGFEIDGLLTAAGTEADSIRFLRAAGGEWNLVHFLDALVDTSRLEYCRISGCRYGGVFCNNSNLIISHCTINNNEGSLGAAIRCHLAHITIRDSDLMNNVSTHMSGTGGVLLNASVGIVEGCRILNNTGGMVGMGGGVKCFDSVVAIRNCQIEGNTGLGGGGGLYIGTCIGARVEDCNINGNLSGGGGGVYAYNCNDLLIERCRISGNQAHVGAGIRLFNSELGIARSSIDGNRATSRLLEAGAGGGIFATDSTALALTHCTISRNIAEPWESIPPKGAGLYFFYLDSTIVNTNLINCIVEGNEGGGGLYFEDSTAVIDVSYNDFWNNEGGDFAGVSVDPQLGIITGGNANDDPCDLYFNIFENPRFVDPESGNFNLLHQSPAIDAGDPGFPHDPDGTIADQGAFWFNQAAGSIPAPFDGMARRASIKIWPNPFSTRADIQFSFESFQNSAGQLGIYNVQGRLILELPPLSRSAGLYEYSWDGRDGAGKKVCDGVYFVRGSWGQRSAGQKVLYLR, from the coding sequence ATGTCGGGAAATTCAAAGGTTCATCAGCGGCGATTTTATAAACCCCGGCCGGCTCTTGTATTCATTAATATTTTTTCGATTTTAATAATTTCCGCCGGTGCGCATGCCGGCCTATCCGGACCGCTCCATGGAGTTTTGGGCCCGGGTGTTTACCAGGTTACCGGGGATATTACCGTGGAGACGGGTTCCTCCCTCACCATCCTTCCCCCCTCCGATTTTCTCTTCAACTATGGGCTTGGATTTGAGATCGATGGCCTGCTCACAGCTGCCGGCACCGAGGCCGATAGTATACGTTTTTTACGTGCGGCCGGCGGTGAGTGGAATCTTGTTCATTTTTTGGATGCATTGGTTGACACCAGCCGGCTTGAATACTGCCGCATATCCGGCTGCCGGTATGGAGGCGTGTTCTGCAACAATTCAAATCTCATCATTAGTCATTGTACAATTAATAACAATGAGGGTTCTTTGGGCGCCGCCATTCGCTGCCACCTGGCGCATATAACCATTCGGGATTCCGATCTGATGAACAACGTCTCCACGCACATGTCAGGCACAGGAGGTGTTCTTCTCAATGCGTCGGTAGGGATCGTCGAAGGGTGCCGGATACTCAATAATACCGGGGGTATGGTCGGAATGGGCGGCGGCGTCAAGTGCTTTGATTCGGTGGTGGCGATCCGGAATTGCCAAATAGAGGGGAATACCGGGCTTGGTGGCGGGGGTGGCCTCTATATCGGCACCTGCATCGGCGCGCGGGTTGAGGATTGTAATATTAACGGCAATCTCTCGGGTGGCGGCGGGGGGGTCTATGCCTATAATTGCAATGATCTCCTGATCGAGCGATGCCGGATTTCCGGCAATCAAGCCCACGTTGGAGCGGGAATTCGCCTTTTCAATTCTGAGTTGGGAATAGCCCGGTCTTCAATTGACGGCAATAGGGCAACGTCGAGGCTGCTGGAAGCCGGCGCCGGAGGAGGCATTTTTGCGACCGATAGCACAGCCCTGGCGCTGACGCATTGCACTATCAGCAGAAATATCGCAGAGCCCTGGGAATCGATTCCGCCGAAAGGGGCCGGCTTATACTTTTTTTATCTTGATTCAACAATAGTGAATACCAATCTTATCAATTGCATTGTCGAAGGGAATGAGGGTGGCGGGGGGCTCTACTTCGAAGACAGCACGGCCGTAATTGACGTTTCTTACAATGATTTCTGGAACAATGAGGGGGGTGATTTCGCCGGGGTTTCAGTGGATCCACAGCTGGGAATCATCACCGGCGGCAACGCCAATGACGATCCCTGTGATCTCTATTTTAACATTTTTGAGAACCCTCGGTTTGTTGACCCGGAATCGGGAAATTTTAATTTGCTTCACCAGTCACCCGCCATCGACGCCGGCGATCCCGGGTTCCCCCATGACCCGGATGGAACCATTGCGGATCAGGGCGCCTTTTGGTTCAATCAGGCCGCCGGATCGATTCCCGCTCCCTTTGATGGCATGGCGCGCCGCGCCTCCATAAAAATCTGGCCGAATCCCTTCAGCACTCGAGCTGACATTCAGTTTTCATTTGAGAGCTTCCAGAACTCCGCGGGGCAATTGGGGATCTACAATGTTCAGGGGCGGCTTATTCTCGAGTTGCCGCCTCTGAGCCGGAGCGCCGGCCTCTATGAATATTCATGGGATGGGCGGGACGGGGCGGGGAAGAAAGTTTGCGATGGCGTCTACTTCGTTCGAGGATCATGGGGACAACGGTCAGCCGGTCAAAAAGTTCTCTACTTGAGATGA
- a CDS encoding O-antigen ligase family protein yields the protein MLCIPLIVTDSTFYPFVFGKAIAFQVLIGLLFVLWLILLARGEVKLRWTLLNVSLLIFFIMMGLATILSVDRIRSFWSTQERMTGFFNMVHYGLFFLMLSTLFSKDLFLWLFRFSLLVSLVMGILALGNFAGRLSGTLGNPGFLAIYMMMHVLFSIFLIIKDRRVLWRICYGMVLVSDLFILIFTKTRAVYMGLVIGAIILLGGLFLKAQLRNRIAGLILLFVFVFGMIGLLWFDEYRSLKPSEARIISWSISWNAFKEKPLLGWGPENYVIPYAKYFPADRLPPESSWFDKAHNIFWEYAVTMGMLGLLAYLTVFIIAGKRALFSAAIIAGYLVAHCFWIETSSCLIPLYLVFAWTDVDKIRD from the coding sequence GTGTTATGCATTCCGCTCATTGTGACTGATTCGACGTTTTACCCCTTCGTTTTCGGCAAGGCCATTGCCTTCCAGGTCCTCATCGGTCTCCTCTTTGTACTGTGGTTGATCTTGCTTGCCCGGGGAGAAGTCAAACTTCGATGGACCCTGCTCAATGTCTCGTTGCTCATATTCTTTATTATGATGGGTTTGGCGACGATATTGAGTGTGGATCGCATCCGCAGCTTCTGGAGTACGCAGGAGAGGATGACGGGATTCTTTAATATGGTTCATTACGGGCTTTTCTTTCTAATGCTATCCACGCTCTTCTCGAAAGATCTGTTTTTGTGGCTATTTCGTTTCTCTCTCCTCGTCTCTTTGGTCATGGGGATACTGGCCCTCGGCAATTTTGCCGGCCGGCTCTCCGGGACGCTGGGCAATCCAGGATTCCTTGCCATCTATATGATGATGCATGTTCTATTTTCAATCTTCCTGATAATCAAAGATCGTAGAGTTCTCTGGCGTATTTGTTATGGAATGGTTCTTGTCTCTGATTTGTTCATCCTCATCTTTACAAAAACACGAGCCGTCTATATGGGCTTGGTTATTGGCGCAATAATCCTATTGGGCGGATTGTTTCTTAAGGCCCAATTGAGGAATCGAATTGCTGGATTGATCCTCTTGTTCGTTTTTGTTTTTGGGATGATCGGTTTGCTGTGGTTTGATGAGTACAGAAGCTTAAAACCAAGTGAGGCGCGCATCATCTCCTGGTCTATCTCGTGGAACGCCTTCAAGGAGAAGCCCCTGCTGGGTTGGGGGCCGGAAAACTATGTCATCCCCTATGCCAAATACTTTCCGGCAGACAGATTGCCGCCGGAGAGTTCCTGGTTCGATAAAGCGCATAACATTTTCTGGGAGTATGCTGTCACGATGGGCATGCTCGGTCTTCTGGCCTATTTAACAGTATTCATTATTGCGGGGAAGCGGGCTCTATTCAGCGCTGCGATCATCGCCGGTTATCTTGTCGCCCACTGCTTCTGGATAGAAACATCCAGCTGTCTGATTCCCCTCTATCTGGTGTTTGCTTGGACCGATGTCGATAAGATCAGGGATTGA